Within the Telopea speciosissima isolate NSW1024214 ecotype Mountain lineage chromosome 4, Tspe_v1, whole genome shotgun sequence genome, the region ctccattgaagattttgtcttgtgtttgatcaaggctggtgggattggtgtttgatccaatcaacaccttgtggtgtgaagtCCGGGTGGTTCGAtcaagctctctttgttcttttgaagctctcttttaagttctttgaagatctccttcaagttctgattcaagattcaatttttattcaagtttctcaatcaaacaagctgctgccaagggaattctgcaacaacagtgagtttgattcatccaaaccctaacctttcttcttctaatcctctaaaccaccaaaccctagcttCCCCCCCATCTCTGGACATAATTGCCATAACccaaattctgcccagaccaaaccagccatcaaCATAccaccatatttggatcgaatttCCCTCTCACCCTaaggagaactcgatccaagccCCTGCCCTAacttcccatcctaaaccctagattccaccATTATtcccttttcaaaaacccaaaaccctaaccctaaattgctGCAATTCCATTCCAGCTCACTTCCAACCATTAATACTTAacaagaccttcactgatatacctaaccctaccatcaaaccctaactcccaacaaaccctaacccaaatttgaccaaaatatcTACTTTTGACCTACCCGAATTACCCATTCAGGAACaaatcctggttattggcttctagttggtctcctatcaATCTAGAACTATATTAGCTCATCTCTATGGTCCTCTAGAGTAGGCTGGTGTTTTGACGTTGTATCAACATGTTGCTCCAAGGATACCATTCATTCAGACAAACTTTTCGACATATCAGCAAGTTGTCACTTGGAAATCTGATCCTCTCTCAACTCTTTAGGGTTAGAACCTAATGtagccatagctctgatactaAATTTTGTGGGGAGTAGATAGGATGAACCTTAGGTTCAGATTACACACCCTCCTTTTAACCGAGTCTTATAGCAACAAAAAGGCAACCattctcaattttaaaatcattgTATGCCATAATAGACTACAAGCTGTTTATTTAAAAGAAAGATTCCTTAGCTAAGTAAGATACTTGTTTAACTTAACTTACATAGGCAATTGGAAACTTAAGAAAAGGACACTTAAAAGGAAACCTTCTACACTAAGTAAAGCAATTAGActgaaataaaacaacttaaacctTGACAAAGTAAATCTTGTTTTCCTACCTCCTACCCCTAATTCAGGCCCATCAAAGTGGCCCagtacaaagaaaacccattggatcaaaggccaaacacatatataacccaaccaaGGTTTGAAAATTCGTTTCGTTTCTCTGGCCGAAAAACCAAAATTTGGCCCAGATGATGTATTTTTTCTGATGATGTTTTGATTGGTTGTTTCGGTGGGCAAACGGGCCATAGTAGGCTCCGATACTTCTTGGAGACCTTGCTTTAGgctaaatgaacatatgtaaaccttcatattgcaacaAAAGTTCCActaaatggtgttttggatttgcacccttggttggcaataAATGTTGAACATTATTGTATACCTTATGTGATATTGCATATTTTGCACATTGTTTTAGTACTAGAAGACAGAATAGGCAAATAAAACAAGTAAAATATGTAaccatggatgaaggaaaataatattattaattatttaggAAATATTTAAACTACAAAGTAGAGCTCACAATACCAAGTCTAAAGTCCTCCCAAGTagccaagtcccaacaatacattACTGTGACTGTCTATTCATATGACCTATGGCGTGCTGGATCAAGTCTACTCATGGTTCAATGGAGTCGACGTGTTATTGCGTGCAAGAAGAAACGAACGTAGTCCTCCACAGCTTACCTATAAATTTCATTGCCTCCATTGCAGAGTCATCTTCATCACCATGAATCGCAGCATTAATCTGTACCCAGTACCGTTCATGATTCTTGAAACCCTACCCGGTTCTTCTTCGTTTCAGGCTTCCTACTTGGCTTCTGGGGATTTTTCTCTACAGATAAGAGGATTCTCCTCTCTGGCTTtcattttgtttagggttttgaattggTTAGGGGGGAGGGGATCATTTGgagatttaaaaaagaaaaagaaaaaagaaacagagagcGAGAACTGTGAGAGTTTCAGAGGAGGGTTTCACGGAGAACAAGGAGGAATCGAAAGAGAGGGACTGTTGAggattctctccctctctcaaatctcaatcGAGCTTGCTGCCATCAACAGTAGCAGTGACCTTTCTGTGGATGCCAAAGGCTTTGGAACCCTTCCTTGATTTCGGTGCTTTGGAGatatataaaaagaagaagaggaaaagaaaggtTTTGGTTTCTCTTCTGCTTTTGCCTTTCTatattgtctctctctctctctctctctccctctcccattGAAATTTACTTCCTCCCCTCTAGTTCTTCACAGTGATTTGGATTTTGGGAATAGAAAGTTGTGGACTGTTGAGATCCAAGATTTGTGCTCAGTTCCTGTACACATTTAGATTTTGTTGGTTCTCAGTGGTGCTGGGATGGTTGCAGAAGCTGAGGAGCTTTACCAGGAGATGGGTGAGCAAGAAGTTAAACCAGACGGAGGGAGTTGATATGGGGAAGATTAGTTGTAGGTTTTTCAAACCCttaacgatttggggaagatgagggcattttggtcaattaaAACACAATTTTAACATTTAACGTGTTCAGTTAACGGACTGGGTGTTTTTGGtaattagtttggaaagcaggggaggtacATGAAATTTTCCACAAACCTCATGGGTGGAAGTATAATTAAAGCAAACCCCAGGGTAGGTACTtgaaattttcccaaagaaaaaagGGTAAAGGTTCTTTAAGCAAGCGGCATAGGAGAGAGTGCACCAATGAGGAGCAACAAAATAGTTTCACAAAAAGGAGCAAGTAAACTATGTCTTGCAAATTTTAGTTACCCATCGAAAATTTTTGGGTGCCAAATATCATTGTTAACACTTATTATCTCCTTGCAAATGGTGCATTTTGTGAGGTATATCGATGGATAATCCACAAAAATGCTTGTTATTGCATTGGAGAATTATTCTCTGGTACATCAAATCGATTTGCCAAGTAACCAGtgtatcttatttttttatttttttttattttttttaaggattttcACAATCTTATATCTCTCGGCAGAATGACGTAATAGTTTCAAATTGAAAACTGGTAGGTGGCACATATGGCATAATTAAACTTGCCTATCTTCTTTTGGTGCGTCACTTTGTAATATGCTGAAATATTCATTATTGTATATTTGTATGACATGAATAAGTATTTGATACCGTATTTTGATATACTGAAACTTGTAAATCTTATTTTTGATGTACATGGAAATTAATGCAGTATTGGGATCCTATTCATGTCTTATTTTTGGCATGTAATTAATGCTTTGGATTTTAAGGTAGAATAGGTAGATATGCATTGCATCTAACTGAAATATGTTTTTCAGGGGAAgcagaaagagaaaaaacataagaaggagaagaaggacaaggataagaaagagaagaaggacaAGGAGAGAAGCAGTGATAagcacaaagaaaataaagaccgAAAGGAAAAGCATAAAGACAAGAAGGACAAGGATAAGGATAAAGATAAAAACAAAACCTTAGATGAGAAACGGAATGAAGGGCGACATGAGGGGTACAATGGAGAGAAGGTTAACCAGAACAAACAGCAGGCCGAGGAGATCAAGGGCTCTAAATTTGTGCAGGAGTTGGGCAGGAGGATCAGAGATGCAGAAAAAGGGACAGGGGTCCAAATGCTTGAGAACTTCACTAGTACAGATCAAAGAAAAGCTGAGGGTATGGCCAGGTTGGTGGAGAAAGTTTTTGACAATAGGTCTGAAGTTAACGAAAAGAATAAGGTCGGTGCAGATCAAAAAAGAGCTGAGGTGGGGATGGTcagagtggtggagaaagatTTTAGCAATAGGGTTGAGGAGATTAAGGGTTTTAAATTTGTGCAGGAGTTGGGCAGGAGGATCAGAGATACAGAAAAAGGGACAGGGGTCCAAATGCTTGAGAACTTCACTGGTACAGATCAAAGAAAAGCTGAGGGTGTGGCCAGGTTGGTGGAGAAAGTTGTTGACATTAGGTCTGAAGTTAAAGAAAAGAATAAGGTCGGTGCAGACCAAAAAAGAGCTGAGGTGGGGATGGCCAGAGTGGTGGAGAAGGATTTTAGCAATAGGGttgaagggaaagaaaagaataacGATGGTATTTTTCAACAAAGAACTGAGGGAATCGCTAGATCAGTGGAGAATGCCGTCAATTGGGctgaagggaaagaaaagaataaggagaagaaaaatgatGATAGAAAGGCTGATGTACAAAGAAATAGAGATGAGGAAAGAAGTTCAGGAAATGCAAAATTTCAGAACTTCACCAGAATGGATCAACAAAGGGTTGAAGGAATGGGCAAACCAATGGAGAAGGATGCTGAGAAGAGACtggaagggaaagaaaagaaaaaaggcaaGGAAGGTAGTGATAAACAGGGGGATAAGCACAAGGGGAGAGATCGAGAGAAGAAAagcaaaggaaaagataaagacaggagtaaagagaagaaggagagggagaaggagaaagcGAAGGAAAAAAGTGATAAAAAGAATAGGGAGCAGGATAAATTAAAAGATAGCAGCAAGGACCCTACAAGTACCATCAACATTAAACCATCAGCATTAAACTTTTCCAAGGAGAGTGACAAGAGCCTTGATGCCgatgggaatctcaggaaaagaaaagacagaGAGATGAATGGGTTTTTACATGGTGAGTCGACTTAATGTCCTCCAGTACAGTACTAGTGTACTTCAGTTGCCATCTAGTGGTTGGAAGCACATATTAGGCTGTGCAAACCCTACCACGGTTGGTTTTAGACACATTGCAGTACTTACTGCTCGCTACTTAATACAATACCATCCTTTCAGTTCTTGACCGATGGGCTTTGTGTTTCCAAAGCCCAATTTTCCAATAATTTGATTTGTACTAGAGCTTTTTTTGAGGTATAAAATGACCTGTTCATATTTCTTAGATTTTTTGTTATCATTTATTTAGGTTAGTGAGCAATTTTATCATCCTTctctttttaaatctttttacAGGGAGTGATATTCAGCCAAATAAATTGCCAAGACCTGCCTTTTCCTCTCACCGGTTAacagagaatggaaaaaaagTTTATCCATGCCAACCTGATATCCAATTTACTTCCGATAGGCAGGGGCTACCCAATAACTTTAAGGCAGAGAATAAGGAGCACAAAATCAATGGTATAATAGAAGTTCCGCCAGCTTCTGTTTGCTCAACAAAGGAGATCCCTGCAACACAAGCAAATGAGAATGGTGAAGCTTCTACAAAACCGCTGCATCCTGATTTGAAGTATCTAAGCCAGATACTTTCGGTACCCAAGATGGAGGAATGGTCGGTGTTTGACGATCAGGAATGGCTGTTCAGCAGTGACTGTCTTCAATCGAAGAAGCCCAAGGTGGGATCTTCTGTGGTTGATGAGACCCCGCAGGTGTGGGCGGAAGCTCTGCAAATAGAGTCAGCTGATGTTTGTGCTCTGCCATATGTCATTCCGTACTGATTGGACTTGGATCTCATACCTTCCAATTACCCCCACAACAGCAGTCCCCAAAAGTACCCTTCAGGAAGGAATAGCAGCGCTGGGGTCTCAGAGATGGGTTGTTGGTTTCTTGTACCGCTTTCTCCTGTTATTATACTTCCTGTTCTTTCAGGTATGCATTTCACCGACATCTGTTGCAGTAAGTATTGATTGCCTGTGACTACATTGTCCTGGAATTGTTTTATATGGAAAATCAAATCTGTCACACCTTTCTTTGCTTGCTCCGTTAGGTTGGTGAATCTTTGCAGGCTTGGTATGGGGAGGGGTTTTTATCCCACTCATCTGTAAGTACTAATCCATGAGAACCTTAGGTACCACCAGAAGATAATGTCACATACTGCGAGATCCTAAACGTCCCCAAGTtgattgaagggaaaaaaaaaaaaagggttgaaaAGATGCTAAATTTGTGCaatcttatttttgtttcttcaagCTAAAAAGCTCTTCTAATTGACAGAGAGTGAAGAGAAGCTTGGAGTGGTTTTTGCTGGCACCACCACACAATTTTGATTTGTACCATATATAAATCTTATTTACAAGAAATGTACagtagagagaaaaagaaaagaggcaGTTCCATTTGTGTATCCTTTGGTATTCCTGTTGCTGTTCCTATTTTGCGTGCAGTAGTTatctttctgattttttgattgctttcaatTCCTATTATTTCACTCCAAATTGCGGGGTGGCATTCGGTCAGGTTTGCTGCTTGATCTCTCTGGTTCCCAGAAAATACTAAATCCAATGTAATAGTTATCTAGGAAAATGTCCGAGTAGTATACAAATCCGTCTAAGTCGGTTTAAAGGGATGTCTGAAAGCTCCCGCGTGGAGTGGATCTCTTAGGAgagtgtcaaggaggagagagtCTGAGAGTGTGCATGACATGGGCCATCGTTTTCCTCTCTTTTAACTAATGTTTTTCAACTAGGgcatttgtattttcttttgtcgAGTGAACAAGAACCTGCTTAGATCTGCTAAGAAACCAGTAAAGGTAGAGTATGAAGAGCCAGTAAAGTTAAGGGACAATAGGTATAACCTTGCTATAGTGGTTTGTCaccaaattttttgtttttgggtgggGGCGTGGCGGGCCGGGAGGGTTGTGGGTTGTGTGGGGGTCGGGGTGgggattttttgggtttttttggtaCCCATTTGACTGTTTGATTCTCCCCATATTATCATCTAGGTCCAACACTACCTTGTGAGCTGTTTGCAGTACAGGAAATTGATGGGAATTTGATCACTGGGACATCCTCGTCATAGACAACGATTTTGAGTTGGGTAAATGAGTTAAAAGGGACAAGCAACGAATTTGGTAGCCTACATAAGTCAATTGGACAAATATGTTCTTGGTGACCGGTGTCAAATAATGTCCACCTTTTTTATTGTCCTTTTAGTATGATATAAAATTTGTCCTAACGAGGATACTAGTGTCATTTTATATTtatactaaaaaaaatatataactaACAATGACATCTTATGATAATGATATAAGGGTACATTACTGATGAGGTGCCCAATGTTTGATTAAAGTATTTTAGAGATACCTCAAGTCCTAAAAATAACATTTGAGGTTCTTTGTGAACTTAATCTTATTCCAACTGAATATTTTTTCAATGGTACCCTCTCAACCCCTCCCCTTTCCTCACCTTTACCCTTCCTTACGCTTCCACCTCCATCTTTGCCACCGCTTGCACCCTTGCTACAACCACTCGCTCCTTTCCTTACATTTAccagaaaattatctcctctagttacCTGCCTGGATCAGTTCCCTAgatcctctaatagggggggtggtggatcccacctaggcagagtgttcgggtaggggtaaggtggtcattccagcccccaatgttagaggaactgggaaaCTGGGTCGGGCAAgcaactggaggagataaagatccacccccttcccccttaTATTATCTACTATTGGATTAAACAGAGTATAGCTGGTCCTTCTATTTATTAGAACCATCCATCTCTTTGAGCTGACGTTTCTCACTATCTTCAACCTAGAATTCATATCGAAGTCGTGGTTGAAATCGATGAAGTCGCTGTTTAGAGAAAACAAAGGCCACAATCCACTGAGCCGAAGCATTCTCGGTTCTTTTATGGGAGAAGTCAACGGATTCAGGTTTGAAATCGATGTCTCTCCCGAAGTTGACTCACCTCAGAGCCGGTGTTATCCCAGAAAAACCTTTGAGGGAGAAAAAGGTATTGTAATGGTGGAAATTTGTGTTCATTCTAAAAATGTAAAATGATTCTGATTGTAAATCAAAGATTGGATATGCTGGTAGTTACTTTCTCGCCGTCGTCTTGCAAAGGAAATGTGATTATGATCTCGTGAAACTGATGGAACAAACGTGTGGACTCTTGATGGGTTACAACGGTCCAAAAACATGCAAATTCCAATTGTAAGTGTTGGTGGAAAAAACTCAACACTCACACTCAAGGGCACAACACATGTGGTACGTGGAGGTAGCGTGGGCATGCCAGAGCCTTTGCGCAGGCTCAAACGAGATTGGAAATGGCCTGTTCTAACTTCCAACCAAGATGAAACGCCCTGTTCTAAAAACCAGGATGAAATAGTCTGTTCTCACTTCCAATCAGGACGAATGTTAGATCTTTCCAATGCCTGAGTTaactctaaggtcttttgagtAAAGAGAAATCGCAATGgaagaaacaaaggaagaagattgaagatcaaattgATTACTTGACAATAACATAGTCATTGAAAATGTTTACACTTGGCCGTCTACAGACTGTTGAACATGCACAACTTGGTGTTGAACTACACTAAACTACACTAACCACACCAAATCTCTTGTTGCCAGTAGCGTATCCGTTGAAGTGTTCACATCTTGCTTAGCGATGATCTGCCAAAGTTTGCAACTTGATTCTGATGATTGTCTTCTGAAACATAGgccaaaaaataatatttgatCGGTAGGACAcatcttctgaaacacgggccaaaagacgtATTGCTGGaattattctccaagcaagaactaaaagataaaagataaaacatctATATCTGAAAGGATGAAATGATGAAagataaaatgataaattataaaGAGTGTTGTTTGTCTTGGCTGAGAGCCTGTTCTTCCTCgatctctctccttttataATTGCTCACTTGGCAGTTCAAGTGGTTTCTGTAGTTACTAGGTAGTT harbors:
- the LOC122658409 gene encoding glutamic acid-rich protein-like isoform X2 encodes the protein MSRCFPFPPPGYEKKTRTDEADILAKGKQKEKKHKKEKKDKDKKEKKDKERSSDKHKENKDRKEKHKDKKDKDKDKDKNKTLDEKRNEGRHEGYNGEKVNQNKQQAEEIKGSKFVQELGRRIRDAEKGTGVQMLENFTSTDQRKAEGMARLVEKVFDNRSEVNEKNKVGADQKRAEVGMARVVEKDFSNRVEGKEKNNDGIFQQRTEGIARSVENAVNWAEGKEKNKEKKNDDRKADVQRNRDEERSSGNAKFQNFTRMDQQRVEGMGKPMEKDAEKRLEGKEKKKGKEGSDKQGDKHKGRDREKKSKGKDKDRSKEKKEREKEKAKEKSDKKNREQDKLKDSSKDPTSTINIKPSALNFSKESDKSLDADGNLRKRKDREMNGFLHGSDIQPNKLPRPAFSSHRLTENGKKVYPCQPDIQFTSDRQGLPNNFKAENKEHKINGIIEVPPASVCSTKEIPATQANENGEASTKPLHPDLKYLSQILSVPKMEEWSVFDDQEWLFSSDCLQSKKPKVGSSVVDETPQVWAEALQIESADVCALPYVIPY
- the LOC122658409 gene encoding glutamic acid-rich protein-like isoform X1 — encoded protein: MSRCFPFPPPGYEKKTRTDEADILAKGKQKEKKHKKEKKDKDKKEKKDKERSSDKHKENKDRKEKHKDKKDKDKDKDKNKTLDEKRNEGRHEGYNGEKVNQNKQQAEEIKGSKFVQELGRRIRDAEKGTGVQMLENFTSTDQRKAEGMARLVEKVFDNRSEVNEKNKVGADQKRAEVGMARVVEKDFSNRVEGKEKNNDGIFQQRTEGIARSVENAVNWAEGKEKNKEKKNDDRKADVQRNRDEERSSGNAKFQNFTRMDQQRVEGMGKPMEKDAEKRLEGKEKKKGKEGSDKQGDKHKGRDREKKSKGKDKDRSKEKKEREKEKAKEKSDKKNREQDKLKDSSKDPTSTINIKPSALNFSKESDKSLDADGNLRKRKDREMNGFLHGSDIQPNKLPRPAFSSHRLTENGKKVYPCQPDIQFTSDRQGLPNNFKAENKEHKINGIIEVPPASVCSTKEIPATQANENGEASTKPLHPDLKYLSQILSVPKMEEWSVFDDQEWLFSSDCLQSKKPKVGSSVVDETPQVWAEALQIESADVCALPYVIPY